The Raphanus sativus cultivar WK10039 chromosome 2, ASM80110v3, whole genome shotgun sequence genome includes a region encoding these proteins:
- the LOC108818535 gene encoding alpha-dioxygenase 2, with protein sequence MGFSLSSSWFLHPELQHVVSKMSFFDSFLFNIVHLVDKLGLWHRFPVLLGVAYLGIRRHLHQRYNLIHVGGINGQGYDTAEISYRTANGKCNHPSDDSIGSQGTFIGRNMPPCTSQYAILDPHPSVVATKLLARKRFIDNGDQFNVIACSWIQFMIHDWVDHLEDTNQIELEAPEEVAKGCPLKSFKFFKTKKVLSGDHHKSGAVNTRTPWWDGSVIYGNDEAGMKRVRVFKDGKLRISGDGLLERDDRGVPISGDIRNSWSGFSLLQALFVKEHNSACEMLKERYPDFDDEKLYRTARLVTAAVIAKIHTIDWTVELLKTDTLTAGMRINWYGFLGKKMKDKIGARFGPILSGLVGLKKPRDHEVPYSLTEEFVSVYRMHCLLPDTLLLRDMKPDNVDKENPAIEREVPMTELIGKEGGKTDSRIGFEQLLVSMGHQSCGALTLWNYPNWMRNLVAQDIDGEDRPNPIDMAALEIYRDRERGVPRYNEFRKNLLMSPIKKWEDQTDDEEAIDALKEVYEDDIDKLDVNVGLHAEKKIKGFAISETAFFIFLLIASRRLEADRFFTTNFNEKTYTKEGLEWVNTTETLKDVIDRHFPNLTNQWMRCTSAFSVWSSDPDPTNWVPLYLRSAP encoded by the exons ATGGGCTTCTCTCTATCTTCATCCTGGTTTCTTCATCCTGAGCTTCAGCATGTTGTTTCCAAGATGTCTTTCTTTGATTCCTTTCTGTTCAAC ATTGTGCACCTAGTAGACAAGTTAGGATTATGGCATAGATTTCCAGTGCTATTGGGAGTAGCTTACTTGGGGATACGAAGACATCTACATCAACGTTACAATCTGATACATGTCGGTGGAATAAACGGTCAGGGTTACGACACAGCTGAGATTTCTTATCGCACGGCTAATGGCAAGTGCAACCACCCCTCGGATGACTCTATCGGTAGCCAAGGCACATTTATTGGCCGGAATATGCCTCCATGTACTTCTCAGTACGCC ATTTTGGACCCACATCCAAGTGTGGTGGCTACAAAATTGTTAGCGAGAAAAAGATTCATAGACAATGGAGACCAATTCAACGTGATAGCTTGTTCTTGGATTCAGTTCATGATCCATGACTGGGTTGATCATTTAGAAGACACCAACCAG ATCGAGCTTGAAGCTCCAGAAGAAGTAGCAAAGGGATGTCCATTGAAATCATTTAAGTTCTTCAAAACAAAGAAAGTTCTCTCCGGTGATCACCACAAATCTGGTGCTGTCAACACTAGAACCCCATGGTG GGACGGGAGTGTAATATATGGAAATGATGAGGCTGGAATGAAAAGAGTTAGGGTTTTCAAGGATGGGAAGCTAAGAATCTCCGGCGATGGTTTGTTGGAGCGAGACGACAGAGGTGTTCCAATCTCCGGTGATATAAGAAACAGCTGGTCTGGTTTCTCTCTATTGCAAGCCCTCTTTGTTAAAGAACACAACTCCGCCTGTGAAATGCTCAAA GAACGGTATCCAGATTTTGATGATGAGAAACTCTACAGGACTGCAAGATTGGTGACAGCAGCGGTTATCGCTAAGATTCACACAATTGATTGGACAGTAGAACTACTGAAGACAGACACACTTACTGCAGGAATGAGGATCAATTGGTATGGATTTTTAGGGAAGAAAATGAAAGACAAGATTGGTGCAAGATTTGGACCGATACTTAGCGGATTAGTTGGTCTAAAGAAACCTAGAGATCATGAAGTTCCTTATTCGTTGACCGAAGAGTTCGTTAGTGTCTACAGAATGCATTGTCTACTACCAGACACACTTCTTCTCCGAGATATGAAACCTGATAATGTAGACAAAGAAAACCCTGCAATAGAACGAGA GGTACCGATGACAGAACTAATCGGGAAGGAAGGAGGAAAAACTGATTCTAGGATCGGGTTTGAGCAGTTACTAGTTTCAATGGGACACCAATCTTGTGGTGCGTTGACATTATGGAATTACCCTAACTGGATGAGAAACCTTGTGGCTCAAGATATCGATGGAGAAGATAGACCTAACCCTATAGATATGGCTGCCTTGGAGA TTTATAGGGATCGGGAGAGAGGAGTTCCTCGATACAATGAATTCAGAAAGAATCTGCTGATGAGTCCTATCAAAAAATGGGAAGATCAAACAGATGATGAAGAAGCTATCGATGCTTTAAAGGAAGTGTATGAAGATGATATAGACAAGCTTGATGTAAACGTGGGGTTGCACGCAGAGAAGAAGATCAAAGGATTCGCCATTAGTGAAACTgctttcttcatcttcctcctcatTGCTTCCAG GAGGTTAGAAGCAGATCGCTTTTTCACGACCAATTTCAACGAGAAGACGTATACTAAAGAAGGACTAGAGTGGGTTAATACAACAGAGACTTTGAAGGATGTAATAGACCGACACTTCCCGAACTTAACCAACCAGTGGATGCGATGTACAAGCGCCTTCTCTGTCTGGAGCTCGGATCCTGACCCTACGAATTGGGTTCCTTTGTACCTCCGATCCGCGCCATAA